Proteins from a single region of Urocitellus parryii isolate mUroPar1 chromosome 4, mUroPar1.hap1, whole genome shotgun sequence:
- the Kcnj5 gene encoding G protein-activated inward rectifier potassium channel 4, producing MAGDSRNAMNQDMEIGVTPWDPKKIPKQARDYIPIATDRTRLLAEGKKPRQRYMEKSGKCNVHHGNVQETYRYLSDLFTTLVDLKWRFNLLVFTMVYTITWLFFGFIWWLIAYIRGDLDHVGDQEWIPCVENLSGFVSAFLFSIETETTIGYGFRVITEKCPEGIILLLVQAILGSIVNAFMVGCMFVKISQPKKRAETLMFSNNAVISMRDEKLCLMFRVGDLRNSHIVEASIRAKLIKSRQTKEGEFIPLNQTDINVGFDTGDDRLFLVSPLIISHEINEKSPFWEMSRAQLDQEEFEVVVILEGMVEATGMTCQARSSYMDTEVLWGHRFTPVLTLEKGFYEVDYNTFHDTYETNTPSCCAKELAEMKREGRLHQYLPSPPLVGGHAETGEDMEAEQEEEDKPVGLSVSQETRGSV from the exons ATGGCTGGTGACTCTAGGAACGCTATGAACCAGGACATGGAGATTGGAGTCACCCCCTGGGACCCCAAGAAGATTCCCAAACAGGCCCGTGATTATATCCCCATTGCCACAGACCGCACCCGTCTGCTGGCAGAAGGCAAGAAGCCCCGGCAGCGCTATATGGAGAAGAGCGGCAAGTGCAATGTGCACCACGGCAACGTCCAGGAAACCTACCGGTACCTGAGCGACCTCTTTACCACCCTGGTGGACCTCAAATGGCGCTTCAATCTGCTCGTCTTTACCATGGTCTACACCATCACATGGTTGTTCTTTGGTTTCATCTGGTGGCTCATTGCTTATATCCGGGGTGATCTGGACCATGTAGGTGACCAGGAGTGGATCCCTTGTGTTGAAAACCTCAGTGGTTTTGTGTCTGCTTTCCTGTTCTCCATTGAGACTGAAACTACCATCGGGTACGGCTTCCGAGTCATCACCGAGAAGTGTCCAGAGGGGATCATACTCCTCCTGGTGCAGGCCATCCTGGGCTCCATCGTCAATGCCTTCATGGTGGGCTGCATGTTTGTCAAGATCAGCCAGCCAAAGAAGAGAGCCGAGACCCTCATGTTTTCCAACAACGCGGTCATCTCCATGCGGGATGAGAAGCTGTGCCTCATGTTCCGAGTGGGGGACCTCCGCAACTCCCACATTGTCGAGGCCTCCATCCGCGCCAAGCTCATCAAGTCACGCCAGACCAAAGAGGGGGAGTTCATCCCCCTGAACCAGACTGACATCAACGTGGGCTTCGACACTGGCGATGACCGTCTCTTCCTGGTGTCTCCACTCATCATCTCACATGAGATCAATGAGAAGAGCCCCTTCTGGGAGATGTCTCGGGCTCAGCTGGATCAGGAGGAGTTTGAAGTCGTGGTCATTCTAGAAGGGATGGTGGAAGCAACAG GCATGACTTGCCAAGCACGAAGCTCTTACATGGATACAGAGGTGCTCTGGGGCCATCGATTCACACCAGTCCTCACTTTGGAAAAGGGCTTCTATGAGGTGGACTACAACACCTTCCATGACACCTATGAGACCAACACACCCAGCTGCTGTGCCAAAGAACTGGCAGAAATGAAACGGGAAGGCCGGCTCCATCAGTACCTCCCTAGCCCTCCCCTAGTGGGGGGTCATGCTGAGACAGGGGAGGATatggaggctgagcaggaagaaGAGGACAAGCCTGTTGGGCTGAGTGTGTCCCAGGAGACTAGGGGCTCAGTGTGA